From Echinicola jeungdonensis, the proteins below share one genomic window:
- a CDS encoding class I SAM-dependent methyltransferase, producing MSQNQYDYIARVYDPIAKLVLGKSYTESKFKHLEQIKEGDKVLLLGGGTGENLAEMANRVGYSGMVYFVEASKVMMDMAWKKVPPEIRDRVIWTYENDFTWLPKEKFDVVVTQFFLDILPDKEIQNLFQELEEKTKSSSLWIFTDFFEKKEKARLLSLMMTFFKWVSNNPRKNLPDYFRYFDSFGWKEKVLTEFDSGWIKSILFSKY from the coding sequence ATGAGCCAAAACCAATATGATTATATCGCGAGAGTTTACGACCCCATTGCCAAGTTGGTTTTAGGGAAGTCTTATACTGAGAGTAAGTTCAAGCATCTGGAACAGATCAAAGAAGGGGATAAAGTTTTATTGCTTGGGGGAGGTACAGGTGAAAACCTGGCAGAAATGGCCAATAGGGTGGGGTATTCTGGTATGGTTTACTTTGTGGAGGCGTCAAAAGTGATGATGGATATGGCTTGGAAAAAAGTTCCGCCGGAAATCAGGGACAGAGTTATTTGGACGTATGAAAATGATTTTACATGGTTGCCAAAGGAAAAATTTGATGTTGTGGTGACACAGTTTTTTTTGGATATTTTGCCAGACAAAGAAATCCAAAATCTGTTCCAGGAATTGGAGGAAAAAACCAAATCTTCTAGCCTTTGGATATTTACCGACTTTTTTGAAAAGAAAGAAAAGGCCAGGTTGCTTTCTTTGATGATGACTTTTTTCAAATGGGTGAGCAATAATCCCCGTAAAAACCTTCCTGATTATTTTCGATACTTTGACTCCTTTGGTTGGAAAGAAAAGGTCCTAACTGAATTTGATAGTGGCTGGATCAAGTCCATTTTATTTTCAAAATATTAA
- a CDS encoding 4Fe-4S dicluster domain-containing protein yields the protein MSILPQLIFILVFAGAGYILYKRISFLRRNILLGKAESRNDQPSERWKTMGLVAFGQQKMFKRWLPAVLHLMIYLGFIIINLEVAEFIIDGFSGQHRVFAPFLGGFYTAAINGFEFLAAAVLFSCVVFLIRRNITRVPRLTMKELNGWPALDANLILIIEIALMVAILTMNATDQLLAEKGNPHYLALGPLFFSGLIKPIFAGLSEGALVFLERFAWWFHIIGILAFAIYITYSKHLHIFLAFPNTWYSNLKPKGEMENMPEITNEVNMMLGIQSEENAAAPEEIGRFGAKDINDLSWVNIMNAYACTECGRCTSECPANITGKKLSPRKIMMDVRDRADEVGQSLDKGGKGLEDGKSLLGDYISKEEINACTSCNACVEACPVNIDPLTIIMQMRRYVAMEESGSPAQWNSMFQNMETSFSPWKFAPTDRFNWADKVKDEDMP from the coding sequence ATGAGTATCTTACCGCAATTAATTTTTATCCTTGTTTTTGCGGGTGCAGGGTATATTCTTTACAAAAGGATTTCCTTCCTTAGAAGAAATATATTACTGGGTAAAGCCGAAAGCAGAAATGATCAACCTTCAGAAAGGTGGAAAACCATGGGGCTTGTAGCATTTGGGCAACAAAAAATGTTCAAACGATGGCTTCCAGCTGTATTGCACCTGATGATTTACCTTGGGTTCATCATTATTAACTTGGAGGTAGCCGAATTTATCATTGATGGCTTTTCAGGCCAGCACCGGGTATTTGCCCCCTTTTTAGGAGGGTTTTACACGGCCGCCATCAACGGATTTGAATTCCTGGCTGCTGCTGTTTTATTTTCCTGTGTTGTTTTTCTGATCCGAAGGAACATTACCAGGGTTCCCAGGCTGACCATGAAAGAACTCAATGGTTGGCCAGCTTTGGATGCCAACCTGATCCTTATCATTGAAATTGCTCTGATGGTGGCCATCCTTACCATGAATGCTACTGACCAGCTTTTGGCAGAAAAGGGGAATCCGCATTACCTTGCCCTGGGACCGCTTTTCTTTAGCGGATTAATCAAGCCCATATTTGCGGGATTAAGTGAAGGGGCATTGGTGTTTCTTGAACGCTTTGCTTGGTGGTTTCACATTATTGGCATTTTGGCATTTGCCATTTACATTACTTATTCCAAGCATTTACATATTTTCCTGGCTTTCCCAAATACCTGGTATTCCAACCTCAAACCAAAAGGGGAAATGGAAAATATGCCGGAAATCACCAATGAAGTTAATATGATGCTAGGAATCCAATCTGAGGAAAATGCAGCAGCCCCGGAAGAAATAGGTCGCTTTGGTGCCAAGGACATCAATGACCTCAGTTGGGTCAATATTATGAACGCCTATGCTTGTACGGAATGTGGCCGTTGCACCTCAGAATGCCCTGCCAACATCACTGGAAAGAAGCTTTCTCCCCGTAAAATCATGATGGACGTAAGAGACAGGGCTGATGAAGTAGGGCAAAGCCTGGACAAAGGAGGAAAAGGGCTGGAAGACGGCAAATCCCTATTGGGTGATTATATTAGCAAGGAAGAAATCAATGCCTGCACTAGTTGTAATGCATGTGTTGAAGCCTGTCCGGTAAACATTGACCCTTTAACTATTATTATGCAAATGCGGCGATATGTGGCCATGGAAGAAAGTGGTTCTCCTGCTCAGTGGAACTCCATGTTCCAAAATATGGAAACCAGCTTTTCCCCTTGGAAATTTGCACCAACAGACCGCTTCAATTGGGCAGACAAGGTGAAAGATGAAGATATGCCTTAA
- the gcvP gene encoding aminomethyl-transferring glycine dehydrogenase: MKIDLTPTVKFEHRHNGPSEQDKLLMLEKIGVSSVKELIDQTIPKSIQLDKALDLPEAKSEAAFLKDFRKQANKNKIFKSFIGLGYYDTIVPGVIQRNVLENPGWYTSYTPYQAEVSQGRLEALVNFQTMVMELTGMELANSSLLDEGTAAAEAMHMLYAARKKDKKKAHRFFVDEKVFVQTQEILKTRALPVGIDLVVGPLSDLDMKDPDLYGVLLQYPNSDGEIIDYQSLVDEAKENKVYTAFSADLLALTLLTPPGELGAEVVVGTTQRFGVPMGFGGPHAAYFATKDAFKRQVPGRIIGSSVDMDGNKAYRMALQTREQHIKRERATSNICTAQVLLAVMSAMYAVYHGPKGLKEIATRIHGLAKLTAQGLAELEFEQVNTNYFDTLKVKVDDVQQSKIRAFAISAKMNFRYEEGYIYLSFDEAKTVKDVKKIVDVFSKSTHHSAHPVDLKPFIKELSMEFPEGLERKSTYLEHPIFNSFHSEHEMLRYLKRLENRDLSLVHSMISLGSCTMKLNATTEMVPVTWPEFGQLHPYAPQDQAAGYYELFQDLRNWLSEITGFAETSLQPNSGAQGEYAGLMVIHEYHKSKGEDHRNVALIPSSAHGTNPASAVMAGMKVVIVKCDEQGNIDIDDLRTKAEQHKDNLSSFLVTYPSTHGVFEEAIREMCQIIHENGGQVYMDGANMNAQVGLTSPGKIGADVCHLNLHKTFCIPHGGGGPGMGPICVADHLMPFLPSNPLVKTGGQTPISAISAAPFGSASILPISYAYIVMMGKEGLQHATEQAIINTNYIKARLEPYFPILYTGAQGRAAHEMIVDFRQFKSVGVEVEDVSKRLMDYGFHSPTNSFPVAGTLMIEPTESESLAELDRFCDALLSIREEIREIEEGKFNAENNVLKNAPHTAHLVSSDDWKFPYSREKAAYPLPYVKANKFWPSVRRIDAGYGDRNLMCSCIPVEEYAHFEEMA; the protein is encoded by the coding sequence ATGAAAATTGATTTGACGCCCACAGTAAAATTTGAACACAGACATAACGGTCCATCAGAACAGGATAAGTTACTGATGCTGGAAAAGATCGGTGTTTCATCGGTAAAAGAGCTGATCGACCAGACCATTCCCAAGTCCATCCAATTGGACAAAGCCCTCGATCTGCCGGAAGCAAAATCTGAAGCTGCTTTTTTGAAAGATTTTAGGAAGCAGGCCAATAAAAACAAGATTTTTAAATCCTTTATCGGCTTGGGATATTACGATACGATTGTTCCGGGTGTTATCCAGCGGAATGTTTTAGAAAATCCGGGTTGGTATACTTCTTATACTCCTTATCAAGCGGAAGTTTCCCAGGGAAGGTTGGAAGCTTTGGTTAATTTTCAGACAATGGTGATGGAGCTTACCGGGATGGAGCTGGCCAACTCCTCCTTGTTAGATGAAGGAACTGCAGCAGCAGAGGCCATGCATATGCTCTATGCGGCCCGTAAAAAAGACAAGAAAAAAGCGCATCGATTTTTTGTTGATGAAAAAGTTTTTGTCCAAACCCAGGAAATTCTTAAAACCAGAGCACTCCCGGTGGGAATTGATTTGGTGGTGGGGCCTTTGAGTGATTTGGACATGAAGGATCCGGACCTTTATGGGGTGCTTTTGCAATACCCCAATTCTGATGGGGAAATTATTGATTACCAAAGTTTGGTGGATGAAGCCAAGGAAAACAAGGTTTATACTGCATTTTCTGCTGATTTGCTGGCCTTGACCCTGCTGACCCCTCCGGGTGAGCTTGGTGCAGAAGTGGTAGTTGGTACCACCCAGCGATTTGGCGTTCCGATGGGATTTGGTGGTCCACATGCAGCTTATTTTGCCACCAAGGATGCTTTCAAAAGGCAAGTTCCAGGCAGGATCATCGGTTCATCAGTGGATATGGATGGCAATAAAGCCTACAGGATGGCCCTCCAAACCAGGGAACAACATATTAAAAGGGAAAGAGCTACTTCAAATATCTGTACTGCCCAGGTATTATTGGCTGTGATGTCGGCCATGTATGCAGTTTACCATGGTCCAAAAGGCTTGAAGGAAATTGCTACCAGGATCCATGGTCTGGCCAAATTAACCGCCCAGGGTCTTGCAGAATTAGAATTTGAACAAGTTAATACCAATTACTTTGATACCCTCAAAGTCAAGGTGGATGATGTGCAACAGTCCAAAATCAGGGCTTTTGCCATTTCTGCAAAGATGAATTTTAGGTATGAAGAAGGGTATATTTATCTTTCATTTGATGAGGCTAAGACTGTGAAGGATGTCAAGAAAATCGTAGATGTATTTTCCAAATCCACTCACCACAGTGCCCACCCGGTAGATTTGAAGCCCTTTATCAAGGAATTATCTATGGAATTTCCAGAAGGACTGGAAAGAAAGTCCACCTATCTGGAACATCCTATTTTTAACTCATTCCATTCCGAACATGAAATGCTTCGTTATTTGAAGCGGTTGGAAAACAGGGATTTGTCTCTTGTGCATTCCATGATTTCCTTGGGTTCTTGTACCATGAAGTTAAATGCCACCACGGAGATGGTTCCTGTTACCTGGCCAGAGTTTGGCCAACTGCATCCCTATGCCCCTCAGGACCAAGCTGCAGGGTATTATGAGCTTTTCCAGGATTTGAGAAATTGGCTGTCTGAAATTACCGGATTTGCAGAAACTTCTCTTCAGCCCAACTCTGGTGCTCAGGGAGAATATGCAGGTTTGATGGTTATCCATGAGTACCATAAAAGTAAGGGAGAGGACCATAGAAATGTGGCATTGATCCCTTCCTCTGCGCATGGTACCAATCCTGCTTCGGCTGTTATGGCGGGGATGAAAGTGGTGATCGTTAAATGTGATGAACAGGGTAATATTGACATCGATGATCTCAGAACAAAAGCCGAACAACACAAGGATAATTTGTCCTCCTTCCTGGTGACCTACCCTTCTACACATGGGGTATTTGAAGAAGCCATTAGGGAAATGTGCCAAATTATTCACGAAAATGGGGGACAGGTTTATATGGATGGTGCCAATATGAATGCCCAGGTTGGCTTGACCAGTCCTGGGAAAATCGGAGCGGATGTATGCCATCTCAACCTCCATAAGACTTTCTGTATCCCTCACGGTGGTGGGGGGCCAGGTATGGGGCCTATCTGTGTAGCAGATCATTTAATGCCCTTCTTGCCTAGCAATCCATTAGTGAAAACGGGAGGGCAGACTCCTATTTCGGCTATTTCAGCTGCTCCATTTGGAAGTGCCAGCATATTGCCTATTTCCTATGCTTATATCGTTATGATGGGAAAAGAGGGCCTTCAACATGCTACCGAACAAGCCATTATCAATACCAATTATATTAAAGCGAGGCTGGAGCCTTATTTCCCGATCCTTTATACGGGTGCTCAAGGAAGGGCAGCCCATGAGATGATTGTGGATTTCAGGCAGTTTAAATCAGTTGGCGTAGAGGTGGAAGATGTTTCCAAACGCCTGATGGATTACGGATTCCATTCACCTACAAACTCTTTTCCTGTTGCGGGGACCTTGATGATAGAACCAACGGAATCTGAGTCTTTGGCTGAATTGGATAGGTTCTGTGATGCCTTGCTTTCTATCAGAGAGGAAATCAGGGAAATTGAAGAAGGAAAATTCAATGCAGAAAATAATGTATTGAAAAATGCACCTCATACTGCCCATTTGGTTTCCAGTGATGATTGGAAATTCCCTTATTCCAGGGAAAAAGCCGCATATCCATTGCCTTATGTTAAAGCCAATAAGTTCTGGCCATCGGTAAGAAGGATTGATGCTGGGTATGGAGATAGGAACCTGATGTGCAGCTGTATTCCTGTTGAGGAATATGCCCATTTTGAAGAAATGGCTTGA
- a CDS encoding (Fe-S)-binding protein, translated as MSTYKVPTMAEMAASGESPEILFWVGCAGSFDDRYKAVTQAFVKILNKVGISFAVLGPEEACTGDPARRAGNEFLFQMQAVGNIQVMNGYNVKKVVTACPHCFNTIKNEYPALGGNYEVIHHSQFLQSLINEGKIALKGGGDFQGKKITFHDSCYLGRANDVYEAPREIIKALDVELVEMKRCRSKGLCCGAGGAQMFKEPEPGKKDINIERTEEALNTGASAIAVGCPFCLTMMSDGVKNKEKENEVKVFDLAELIAKDQGLS; from the coding sequence ATGTCAACCTATAAAGTACCCACTATGGCCGAAATGGCCGCATCAGGAGAAAGCCCTGAAATATTATTTTGGGTAGGCTGTGCGGGCTCTTTTGATGACCGCTACAAAGCCGTCACGCAGGCTTTTGTCAAAATCCTCAATAAAGTAGGTATCAGTTTTGCAGTGCTTGGGCCGGAGGAAGCTTGTACCGGTGACCCTGCCAGAAGAGCTGGAAATGAATTCCTGTTCCAAATGCAAGCTGTAGGCAATATCCAGGTCATGAATGGCTACAATGTCAAAAAAGTAGTCACTGCTTGCCCCCACTGCTTCAATACCATAAAAAATGAATATCCCGCATTAGGTGGGAATTATGAAGTAATTCACCACAGCCAATTCCTACAATCTCTGATCAATGAGGGAAAGATAGCCCTGAAAGGAGGTGGTGATTTCCAAGGCAAAAAAATCACTTTCCATGACAGCTGTTACCTGGGAAGGGCAAATGATGTATATGAAGCTCCTAGAGAAATCATCAAAGCCCTGGATGTGGAATTGGTGGAAATGAAGCGGTGCCGCAGCAAAGGCCTTTGTTGCGGAGCAGGAGGGGCACAAATGTTCAAAGAGCCAGAGCCTGGCAAAAAAGACATCAACATCGAAAGGACAGAAGAAGCACTGAACACTGGTGCATCTGCCATTGCAGTAGGCTGCCCTTTCTGCCTGACAATGATGTCTGACGGTGTTAAAAATAAAGAAAAAGAAAACGAGGTGAAGGTATTTGACCTTGCCGAACTGATCGCCAAAGACCAGGGCTTGTCTTAA
- a CDS encoding OmpA family protein has product MKNRFLLPVFLVFLFLAACKSLQQKGAEQFKTGEYQLAIGTFSRILENNPENTEANFYIAESYRLSNRIEDALPYYNKLLEEEGSFENYFKKAKSLHDRGEYEEAVETYTKAKEQTNSDSLMNLAEMGIKNINKLEEIENYWPYHEIQNYQLLNTGGIDYAPVVSENFLYFTSSRGAGGVYPATGQGYTKLYRTRADGIKVDVQGIQPLPEFRNEEGLNQGAIAISPDGNTIIYARGNSTSKNDLPEVNLFASYFKGTTFTDPIWMPVNEEETYWNSTPAFSPDGQVLYFSSNRPGGYGGTDLYKATKLANGDFGNAQNLGPEINTPGNEMFPRPVSSDEFFFSSDGHPGFGKLDIFVAKTEDGKTTVKNLGKNINSTADDFGIYFTNYPKEGFISSNREGGVGDDDIYYFEDKTPKPKLVNVFLKVTTLQKTGEDTEEVLPQTRVAVYDSTRTMVGGDFSNSQGELRFKLQPNSVYSIVASKNGYFTKSINYSTKGKTPPKEELVQDITNVSLDTTLVLDKLELEKAIVLENIYYDLDKANIRPDAAKELDKLVKILKDNPEIRIELSSHTDDRASDAYNDDLSQRRAESAVNYIVSQGIDKDRLVAKGYGKRQLLIENAQTEEEHQTNRRTEFKVIEIEE; this is encoded by the coding sequence ATGAAAAACCGTTTTCTTCTCCCTGTCTTTTTGGTCTTCCTGTTCTTGGCTGCCTGCAAGAGTCTGCAGCAAAAGGGAGCGGAGCAATTTAAAACCGGGGAATATCAATTGGCCATTGGGACCTTTTCCAGGATATTGGAAAACAATCCGGAAAACACTGAGGCCAATTTTTATATAGCAGAAAGCTACCGGCTTTCCAACCGAATCGAAGATGCTCTTCCCTATTACAATAAGTTATTGGAGGAGGAGGGTTCTTTCGAGAACTATTTTAAAAAAGCTAAAAGCCTCCACGACAGGGGAGAATATGAAGAAGCGGTAGAAACCTATACCAAGGCCAAGGAACAAACCAATAGCGACAGTTTGATGAACCTGGCAGAAATGGGAATCAAAAACATCAATAAATTAGAAGAAATTGAAAACTATTGGCCTTACCATGAAATTCAGAATTACCAGCTTCTCAACACAGGAGGAATCGATTATGCCCCTGTTGTAAGTGAAAATTTCCTTTATTTTACCAGTTCCAGAGGAGCAGGGGGAGTTTATCCAGCTACCGGACAAGGGTATACCAAACTTTATCGTACGCGTGCCGATGGGATCAAAGTGGATGTTCAGGGCATCCAGCCTCTTCCTGAATTCAGAAACGAAGAAGGCCTAAATCAGGGCGCCATTGCTATTAGCCCAGATGGCAACACCATCATTTATGCCCGTGGAAATTCCACCAGTAAAAATGACTTGCCCGAGGTAAATTTATTTGCTTCTTATTTCAAGGGAACCACCTTCACTGATCCGATTTGGATGCCCGTCAACGAGGAGGAAACCTATTGGAATTCCACCCCAGCATTTAGCCCGGACGGACAAGTCCTGTACTTTTCCTCCAACAGACCCGGGGGCTATGGAGGCACAGACCTTTACAAAGCCACCAAACTGGCCAATGGAGATTTTGGTAATGCTCAAAATCTGGGTCCAGAAATCAACACCCCGGGAAATGAAATGTTTCCCCGCCCAGTATCCTCAGATGAATTTTTCTTTTCTTCAGATGGACACCCCGGCTTTGGGAAACTGGATATTTTTGTTGCCAAAACGGAAGATGGGAAAACAACTGTAAAAAACCTTGGAAAAAACATCAATTCCACTGCAGATGATTTTGGCATTTACTTCACTAATTACCCCAAAGAAGGTTTTATTAGTTCCAACCGTGAAGGGGGAGTGGGCGATGATGACATTTATTATTTTGAAGACAAAACCCCTAAACCCAAATTGGTCAATGTATTTCTGAAAGTCACTACCCTTCAAAAAACCGGAGAGGATACTGAAGAAGTGCTTCCACAAACCCGTGTAGCGGTATATGACAGCACAAGAACCATGGTTGGCGGGGATTTTTCCAATTCCCAAGGGGAATTACGATTCAAGCTTCAACCCAATTCAGTCTATTCAATCGTTGCTTCGAAAAACGGCTATTTTACCAAAAGCATCAATTACAGCACCAAAGGGAAAACGCCCCCTAAGGAGGAACTGGTACAAGATATTACCAATGTTTCTCTGGACACTACCTTGGTATTGGATAAATTGGAATTGGAAAAAGCCATTGTTCTTGAAAACATCTATTACGACCTGGACAAAGCCAATATTCGTCCTGATGCTGCCAAGGAATTGGACAAATTGGTCAAAATCCTAAAAGACAATCCTGAGATAAGGATAGAGTTGAGTTCACACACCGATGACCGGGCGAGTGACGCATATAATGACGACCTTTCACAAAGAAGGGCTGAATCTGCTGTTAACTATATTGTATCCCAGGGCATCGACAAAGACCGGTTGGTGGCTAAAGGATATGGCAAACGCCAATTGTTGATAGAAAATGCCCAAACAGAAGAAGAGCACCAAACCAACAGAAGGACAGAGTTTAAAGTAATCGAAATAGAAGAGTAA
- a CDS encoding AIR synthase related protein gives MNERYMQRGVSASKEDVHKAISNLDKGLYPKAFCKIVEDTLGNDPNYCNIMHADGAGTKSSLAYLYWKETGDLNVWKGIAQDAIIMNIDDLLCVGAINNILVSSTIGRNKNLIPGEVIAAIINGTEEVLQMLRDNGVNAILTGGETADVGDLVRTIIVDSTVTARMPREEVISNDKIQAGDVIVGLSSYGQAKYEDFYNGGMGSNGLTSARHDVFSKVLKTNYPESFDPSVPNDLVYSGKYQLTDPAPGTPVDMGKLVLSPTRTYAPIMVEALKYLRPHIHGLVHCSGGAQTKVLHFVDDVHVVKDNLFETPPLFKIIQEESKTDWKEMYKVFNMGHRMEVYLEEKYAEEIIDIAEQYGVDAQVIGRVEPFDGKKVTIKSDHGNFEYQ, from the coding sequence ATGAACGAAAGATATATGCAAAGAGGCGTGTCTGCCTCCAAGGAAGATGTGCACAAGGCCATCTCCAATTTGGACAAAGGGCTATACCCCAAAGCTTTTTGCAAGATTGTGGAAGACACCTTGGGTAATGATCCCAATTATTGCAATATCATGCATGCAGATGGAGCAGGTACCAAGTCCTCACTGGCCTATCTTTACTGGAAAGAAACCGGGGACCTTAATGTCTGGAAAGGAATTGCCCAGGATGCCATTATAATGAATATAGACGATCTGCTTTGTGTGGGAGCCATCAACAACATTTTGGTTTCCTCCACTATTGGTAGAAACAAAAACCTTATCCCCGGGGAAGTTATTGCTGCCATCATTAATGGTACCGAAGAAGTACTCCAAATGCTTCGTGACAATGGTGTCAATGCCATTTTAACCGGGGGTGAAACCGCTGATGTTGGAGACCTGGTTAGGACAATAATTGTGGACAGCACCGTTACTGCAAGGATGCCCCGCGAGGAAGTGATCTCCAATGATAAAATCCAGGCTGGAGACGTTATTGTCGGCCTTTCCTCTTATGGTCAAGCCAAATATGAAGATTTTTATAATGGGGGAATGGGCAGTAATGGTTTAACTTCTGCACGTCATGATGTCTTTAGCAAAGTTTTGAAAACCAATTATCCAGAAAGTTTTGACCCCTCAGTTCCGAATGATCTGGTCTACTCCGGGAAATATCAATTGACTGACCCCGCACCAGGTACACCTGTAGATATGGGGAAACTGGTTTTGTCTCCCACCAGAACCTATGCACCAATTATGGTGGAAGCTTTAAAGTATTTGAGGCCTCATATCCATGGATTGGTCCATTGCAGTGGTGGAGCTCAAACAAAAGTGCTTCATTTTGTTGATGATGTCCATGTAGTAAAAGACAATTTGTTTGAAACTCCTCCTTTGTTTAAAATCATCCAGGAAGAGAGTAAAACTGACTGGAAGGAGATGTACAAAGTCTTCAATATGGGCCACCGAATGGAGGTTTATTTGGAGGAAAAATATGCCGAGGAGATAATTGACATTGCTGAACAGTATGGCGTGGATGCCCAGGTTATTGGCCGGGTGGAACCATTTGATGGAAAAAAGGTCACCATTAAAAGTGATCACGGTAATTTTGAATACCAATAA
- a CDS encoding GDSL-type esterase/lipase family protein — protein MKKTLFTLFVLLNFFTLCLGQTKIKVACVGNSITEGPGRQHPESYPLLMQNILGEEYEVINFGVSGRTLLKKGDRPYWDEPQYDQVLDYEPDIVVIKLGTNDTKPQNWKHKEEFVENYIDMIRSFDSAMPEKGEIYVCIPVPVFESRWGINAPVLEKEMIPMLKKIIKSTRANKINLYRPLKKHADLFPDGIHPNSEGNQIMAEVIAKKID, from the coding sequence ATGAAAAAAACCTTATTTACCCTATTTGTTTTACTCAACTTTTTCACCCTTTGCCTTGGCCAAACAAAAATTAAAGTTGCCTGTGTTGGCAACAGCATCACAGAAGGACCGGGAAGGCAACATCCGGAGAGTTACCCCTTATTGATGCAAAATATTCTTGGAGAGGAATATGAAGTGATAAACTTTGGAGTCAGCGGCCGTACTTTACTCAAAAAAGGAGACCGTCCTTATTGGGATGAACCGCAATATGACCAGGTTTTGGATTATGAACCGGATATTGTGGTCATCAAATTGGGCACCAACGATACAAAACCTCAAAACTGGAAACATAAAGAAGAATTTGTAGAAAATTATATTGATATGATCCGATCCTTTGATTCGGCAATGCCTGAAAAGGGAGAAATTTATGTTTGTATTCCCGTTCCCGTGTTTGAGAGCCGCTGGGGAATCAATGCTCCAGTTCTTGAAAAAGAAATGATCCCCATGCTAAAAAAGATCATCAAATCTACCCGTGCAAACAAAATCAATCTCTATCGACCTCTAAAAAAGCATGCGGACCTTTTTCCAGATGGAATTCATCCCAATAGCGAAGGGAATCAGATCATGGCTGAGGTAATAGCAAAGAAAATTGACTAA
- a CDS encoding neutral/alkaline non-lysosomal ceramidase N-terminal domain-containing protein, translating to MKILAWSTGLLLLLALVLLKQVDWSPLEEQGYYQETMEAIDQLKWEQWENGYWMAGWSSVNVTPSDPVDLVGYKPRGEYEFVQDSSFVKVLVLGNGQQNIAFLNYELLIVHPFLAKSIQSEIKAHSPEIDHAYFTATHTHSGMGGYIPGLMGKIAFGGFDEEIVDMLAKKTIYGIQKALNSQDTVKISYKRTPAADFVANRFIASDPVDPFFRQLIFAKRTGERATFLTYAAHATCLSSKFMGLSGDYPFYLTHYLEEEFDFAIFAAGAVGSHKPVPHGNDPKAIKTYARELDLILDDSIPKAKQVVPDNFSWGHFPLSLPEAHYRISDNIRLRPWVFNGLFGDTNAHIDLVRIGNTLLLASSGEISGVFYEKWEKMAKAKGLNLIITTFNGGYMGYITPDKYYNRHYHEVRDMNWYGPHSGSYFDAIISQIIQKIPNS from the coding sequence ATGAAAATATTGGCCTGGTCAACAGGCCTTTTGCTTTTATTGGCACTAGTGCTTCTCAAACAGGTGGATTGGTCTCCATTGGAAGAACAGGGCTATTATCAGGAAACCATGGAAGCTATTGACCAACTTAAATGGGAACAATGGGAAAATGGTTATTGGATGGCGGGTTGGTCGAGTGTTAATGTCACCCCCAGTGATCCGGTAGACCTGGTAGGTTACAAACCCCGCGGGGAATATGAATTTGTGCAGGACAGCAGCTTTGTCAAAGTTTTGGTTTTGGGCAATGGTCAGCAGAATATTGCTTTTTTGAATTATGAGCTATTGATCGTCCATCCCTTTTTGGCAAAATCCATCCAATCCGAAATAAAAGCCCATTCCCCAGAAATTGACCATGCTTATTTCACTGCAACCCATACCCATAGCGGAATGGGAGGATACATTCCAGGTCTGATGGGCAAAATAGCCTTCGGTGGCTTTGATGAGGAAATTGTTGACATGTTGGCAAAAAAGACCATTTATGGCATCCAAAAGGCACTTAACAGCCAAGACACCGTAAAGATCAGCTATAAAAGAACCCCTGCAGCGGATTTTGTGGCCAACAGGTTTATTGCCAGTGATCCCGTAGATCCTTTTTTCAGGCAATTAATCTTTGCAAAGAGAACCGGGGAAAGAGCCACTTTTCTCACCTATGCAGCCCACGCCACCTGTTTGAGCAGTAAATTTATGGGCTTATCTGGGGACTATCCGTTTTACCTGACCCATTACCTAGAAGAGGAATTCGATTTTGCCATTTTTGCGGCTGGAGCTGTAGGCAGCCATAAACCAGTCCCCCACGGAAATGACCCAAAAGCAATAAAAACATATGCAAGGGAGCTGGACTTAATTCTTGATGACAGTATCCCAAAAGCTAAACAAGTTGTCCCCGATAATTTTTCCTGGGGCCATTTCCCTTTATCCCTCCCTGAGGCCCATTACCGAATTAGTGATAATATCCGGTTAAGGCCATGGGTCTTCAATGGTTTATTTGGAGATACCAATGCCCATATTGACCTGGTGAGAATAGGAAACACCCTGCTACTGGCTTCCAGTGGAGAAATATCCGGAGTATTTTATGAAAAATGGGAAAAAATGGCCAAAGCTAAAGGGCTTAACCTGATCATTACCACCTTTAATGGAGGATACATGGGCTATATCACCCCAGACAAATATTATAATCGACATTACCATGAAGTCCGTGACATGAACTGGTATGGCCCTCATAGCGGTTCATATTTTGATGCCATCATCAGCCAAATCATCCAAAAAATACCCAACAGTTAA